The following is a genomic window from Sphingobacterium spiritivorum.
CATCACTTTTAAAAAGATAGATGAACGCTTATTGGCTCTGCTGCGCAAGAAGCAGGAACTTACCGGAAATAATATCCTGAACATTACCCACGAACAATTAGCCAATGAATTGGGTACTGCCCGTGTAGTCGTGTCGAGGCTGCTGAAACAGTTGGAAGAAATGGGGACGGTTCGATTGGGCAGGAACAAAATCACCCTTATGTAACAAATGTAACTGTACAGGTTTTTGGATTGGTGCAAATTTGTAGTATCAATTCAGAAATCTATGGATATAGCAGGGTATTCGGCATCAATTTTTATTGGTATTTCTTTAGGGCTAATCGGTGGCGGTGGCAGTATTCTGACTGTTCCTGTACTGGTTTACCTGTTTAGCCTTGATGCAGTATTGGCTACCGCTTACTCCCTTTTCATCGTTGGCTCAACGAGCGTTGTCGGTTCATTCTCTTATTTCAAAAAAGGATTGGTCAGTATCAAAACAGCACTTGTTTTCGGTATTCCGTCCATTGCATCTATTTTTTTGACAAGGGAATATGTACTTCCGGCTATCCCGCAAGAGGTCTTCACTATCGGGAACTACACCATAACCAAGAATATGCTGTTGATGCTGCTCTTTGCCATACTGATGATTGCAGCATCTTACAGTATGATAAAAAAAATCAGAAAGGAAGATGATGAAGCATTACAAAAGCAACAAATTAATTATCTGCAAATTCTATTACAGGGAATTTTTATCGGCGTGATAACCGGACTGATTGGCGCAGGCGGTGGCTTCCTGATAATCCCTGCTTTGGTAAACCTGCTGAAATTGCCGATGAAAACAGCCGTAGGCACATCATTGGTCATTATTTCCATCAACTCTTTAATGGGCTTCCTCTTTTCCCTGCCCCATACTTCCGTACAATGGGGCTTTCTATTAAGCATCGCTTCCATTGCCATCATCGGCATACTGATAGGCAGTTACCTTTCTACAAAAATAAAGGCTTCCAAGTTGAAGCCCGCTTTCGGATGGTTTGTGCTGGTAATGGGCATCTACATCATCGTTAAGGAAACATTGTTACACTAAAATCATTGTCATATGGAAAAGCATTTTCAAATACTCATTATTGGCGGAGGTACGGGAGGTATTATGGTTGCTGCTCAATTAAAGAACAAGCAACCCGGTTTATCCATTGCCATTATTGAACCGTCCGAAAAGCACTACTATCAGCCCGCTTTTACATTGGTAGGTGCAGGCACTTACAAAATGGAGAAGACCATCAGGGAAGAAGCATCGCTCATTCCCTCCGGCGTGGAATGGATTAAAGACAAGGCAACGATACTCCGCCCCGAAGAAAACAAGGTGGAAACAGAAAAATGCGGCAGCATCGGTTATGATTACTTAATCGTAGCTGCGGGGCTTGTGTACGACCTTTCATTGATAGCTGGCTTGGAAGAAGCCCTTGCCAAAGGCGTAGTTTGCAGCAACTACATAGACCCTGAATATACGTGGAAATGCTTGCAGGGCTTCAAAGGAGGCAACGCCATTTTTACACAGCCCACCACACCCATTAAATGTGGTGGCGCACCACAGAAGATTATGTATCTGGCGGCAGATTATTTCAAAAGGAAAGGACTGGATAAAAAAAACAAATGTGGTGTTTGCCACGCCGGGTTCAGTCATTTTCGGCGTAAAGGTTATTGCCGAAACACTCATGAAAGTTATCCATCGGTATAACGTTCATTTCAAACCATTCTATGCCCCGGTAAAGATTGACCCCGACAAGAAAATTGCCTATTTCCAGAACATCGCACCCGATGAAAACAAGTGTGTGGTCAACGAGGGCAATGTTTTAGGAGAACGGGTACAGGGGCAGTCCGTCATTGAAATACCGTTTGATTTCCTGCATCTGGCTCCCCCGCAGGTTGCTCCCGGATTTCTGATAAAATCAGGTTTGTGCAATGAGGCAGGATGGCTGAATGTGGATATAAACAGCCTGCAACACAAGACATACCCTAACATTTTCGGATTGGGCGACGTAGCGGCATTGCCAACGGCGAAAACAGGTGCAGCCATTCGCAAGCAGGCTCCCGTAGTGGTGGATAATATCCTGAAACTACTTGCCCATAAGCCCGCAGACAATAAATCTTATGACGGGTATTCGTCCTGCCCATTGGTTACAGGGTACGGCAAAATGACACTCGCAGAGTTTAATTATAAGAATGAGTTTACACCCGACCCTATGCTGAAATTTATGCTGGTGTTCAACAGCTACAAAGAGCATTGGCGGTTGTGGCTGCTAAAGAAATATATGCTCCCCTATATGTACTGGAATAAAATGATGAAAGGGAAAATGTAGTCTTCCTGTCCTTATGTAACTAAAGTAGCTGTACAGGAAAAATAAGTAACGGAAATTTGCAGTAGTAAAAAGAATGATAACGATAAAAATAAATCAGTATGTTTTTTCAACACGTTTATGATAAAAGTTTGGCACAGGGCAGTTATGTAATAGGCTGTCAGGCTACGGGCGAGGCAATCGTAATAGATGCCCAAAGGGATATTGATGTATATCTCGAAATCGCAAAGCAGAATAATATCCGCATCACGCACATTGCCGAAACCCACATACACGCAGACTTTCTTTGCGGTTCAAGGGAACTGGCGGCAGTAACCGGGGCAACGATGTACCTTTCGGACGAGGGAGGCGAAAACTGGCAATATCAATTCCCGCACAAAGGGCTGAAAGACGGCAATATGATTAGAGTGGGCAACCTCACATTGGAGGTAATGCACACACCTGGTCACACGCCCGAAAGCATCAGCTTTTTACTGACCGACCATCCGGCAACGGACAAGCCCGTTATGGTATTCACAGGCGATTTTGTATTTGTCGGCGATATTGGTCGTCCTGATTTGTTAGAGAAAGCCGCAGGACTTATCGGAACAAAAGAAGCCGGAGCCAAACAGATGTTCCAATCGTTGAAAAAGTTTGCTGCGCTTCCCGAATACGTTCAGGTATGGTCGGCACACGGGGCAGGCTCCGCTTGTGGTAAGTCTTTGGGAGCGGTGCATAGCTCTACCGTAGGGTACGAAAAAATCCGCAATTGGGCGTTCCAGTATAGCGAAGATGAAAACGGATTTACCGAATACCTGTTAGCCGACCAGCCGGAGCCGCCGAAGTATTTTGCAATGATGAAGCATTTGAACAAAGTTTATCGTCCACTCTTGATAGAAGTTCCGAAACACCCGAAGCTATCCAAAGAACAATTTGTTTCTGCCTATGAAAAAGGCATCAGGGTAATAGATACCCGCAATAAGGCAGATTTCGCTAAAGGCTTTATTCCCGGTAGCCTGAACATTCAGGGAAATAACTCTTTTTCTACGTGGTGCGGTTGGTTGCTGAACTATCAGGAGCAGTTTATTTTGGTAGCTGATGACAGCCAGATGGAAGATTTGACCCGTAAGCTGATGCGTATCGGTTTGGACAACATCTA
Proteins encoded in this region:
- a CDS encoding sulfite exporter TauE/SafE family protein, with the translated sequence MDIAGYSASIFIGISLGLIGGGGSILTVPVLVYLFSLDAVLATAYSLFIVGSTSVVGSFSYFKKGLVSIKTALVFGIPSIASIFLTREYVLPAIPQEVFTIGNYTITKNMLLMLLFAILMIAASYSMIKKIRKEDDEALQKQQINYLQILLQGIFIGVITGLIGAGGGFLIIPALVNLLKLPMKTAVGTSLVIISINSLMGFLFSLPHTSVQWGFLLSIASIAIIGILIGSYLSTKIKASKLKPAFGWFVLVMGIYIIVKETLLH
- a CDS encoding FAD-dependent oxidoreductase; amino-acid sequence: MEKHFQILIIGGGTGGIMVAAQLKNKQPGLSIAIIEPSEKHYYQPAFTLVGAGTYKMEKTIREEASLIPSGVEWIKDKATILRPEENKVETEKCGSIGYDYLIVAAGLVYDLSLIAGLEEALAKGVVCSNYIDPEYTWKCLQGFKGGNAIFTQPTTPIKCGGAPQKIMYLAADYFKRKGLDKKNKCGVCHAGFSHFRRKGYCRNTHESYPSV
- a CDS encoding NAD(P)/FAD-dependent oxidoreductase; amino-acid sequence: MKVIHRYNVHFKPFYAPVKIDPDKKIAYFQNIAPDENKCVVNEGNVLGERVQGQSVIEIPFDFLHLAPPQVAPGFLIKSGLCNEAGWLNVDINSLQHKTYPNIFGLGDVAALPTAKTGAAIRKQAPVVVDNILKLLAHKPADNKSYDGYSSCPLVTGYGKMTLAEFNYKNEFTPDPMLKFMLVFNSYKEHWRLWLLKKYMLPYMYWNKMMKGKM
- a CDS encoding MBL fold metallo-hydrolase, translating into MFFQHVYDKSLAQGSYVIGCQATGEAIVIDAQRDIDVYLEIAKQNNIRITHIAETHIHADFLCGSRELAAVTGATMYLSDEGGENWQYQFPHKGLKDGNMIRVGNLTLEVMHTPGHTPESISFLLTDHPATDKPVMVFTGDFVFVGDIGRPDLLEKAAGLIGTKEAGAKQMFQSLKKFAALPEYVQVWSAHGAGSACGKSLGAVHSSTVGYEKIRNWAFQYSEDENGFTEYLLADQPEPPKYFAMMKHLNKVYRPLLIEVPKHPKLSKEQFVSAYEKGIRVIDTRNKADFAKGFIPGSLNIQGNNSFSTWCGWLLNYQEQFILVADDSQMEDLTRKLMRIGLDNIYGYISDVNDMDIALQSADVIALDEFKTYIGQDNVQIVDVRGATEYEAGHIDGADNVFVGTLPDNLDKISKDKQVVIHCQAGDRSAIAYSILAKNGFENVKNFSGGMKEWLAVEGKTVGCKEASCTNA